GGCGCCGTAACAGGGCTGGCCCGAGATGAGGAAGGTGACGTCGTCGTCGACGAGTTCGCGGAGGTCGTCGGCGACTCTCGGGCCGCGGCGTTTCAACCCCTCGGGGAACTGCAGGCCGACGTTCGTCGCGTCGCGCTCCTCGATCGCCTCGACGATCCGATCGAGTTCGTAGTCCCACTCGCGGTCGTGTTTCAGCCGCATCCCGGTGTTTCGGAGGTCGCCCTCGCTGTACTCCGACTCCTGACTCATTGCCCGTCGTAACGGCCACGGACGTATAACGCCGACGCTTCGGTCACGGCGGCGCCGTGCCGGCGGATCGTCGCGGAGTCGGCGGGCAGCAAACGGTCGCGAACGGTACGAACGGCGCGAACGCGCCGAACCGTTCGGCGTACGGTCACGTTTCCGCCGCTACGAGCCGATTACCGGCGGTACGTTGAAACCGCGGACGCCCGTACCGCGGCCATGAGCGTCGAGCGAAGCCGCCCCGACGAACTGGCCCGACGACTCGGCGAGGCGATCGCGGACCTGCCCGAGTACGAGGCGTTCGAGTCGGCGCGAGCGGCGGTCGCCGACTCCGAGCACGCACAGGCGAAGATCGACGAGTTCGAGCGCCGACGCCGGGAGTTCGCCCTCGCCCGGCAGGCGGGGTCGGCGACCCGGGAGGACCTCGAGACCCTGCGGGAGACCCAGGAGGAACTGCACGCGATACCGGTGATGCGCGAGTACCTCGAGGCGAAAGCCGACCTCGCGGGGCGTCTCGAAGAACTCAACGAGGCCATCTCCGGGCCGCTCGCCGTCGACTTCGGCGGCGAGGCGGGCGGTTGCTGTCACGACTGAGCGGTTCGGCCCGCCGTCGGAGTTAATTCGTCGCGATTCGGCGGCTATTTTTTCGACCCAACAGTCATGGTGCTGGAATCGAAAGGGGCTCTCAATGCCAGCAGAAGGGTCTACGGACGGGTACCTGTTCGACCTCTACCGCCGGTACATCGGCGAACCCGACGGTCGGACGGACGTGTACCTCGGCTTCGGGCTGTTCCTCGGCGGTATCGGCCTGGCGATCGTCGCGCTGTCGCTGTTCCTGTGGGGAAGCACGTTCGAGGCGCGGACGCCGGCGTACTTCGCGTGGATCGAACCGGCCTACGCGCTCGGGATGCTCTCGCTGCCCGCGGTGATGCTCGGCATCGTCGTCCTCCTGCCGGCCGAGCGTCGGGTGCGCTACGCATCGATCGGCGGTGCGGCGGTCGCGGTGGCGGCGGTCGTCGGCTTCCTTCAGCTCTATCCGTACAACTGGAATTTCTACGAGAGCGGCGAGGCAGCGTTCAGCACCGTCCACGTCGTCGCGACGTACGCCGTCGGTCTGGCGAGTCTCACCGCCTCGACCGGCGCCGCGCTGATCGCCCACTACCTCGACATGGCGCGGACGGTCGAGGAACTCGAGGCCGCCGACGAGGCGGACGAGGAACGCTACTCCGACGAGGAGATCCGCGAGGACATCGACGCCGCGATGGAGGAGGTCGAACTCTCGTGGGGCGGCGTCGAGAAGAACGACAACAAGCGGCTGAGTTTCACCGACCACGAGTTCGAGAGCGTCGACGTCGACGTCGAGGCCAAGACCACCCGGTCGTCGGGCGTCGACGAGCAGGTCGCCGGCCTCAAGGGGCTCAAAGGCGGCGAGACGAAGACGACCACGTCGAGTTCGACCGTCGACGACCAGACCCGGAAACTGAAGGAACTCAGAGAACAGCGGCGGGCGGAGGAGACGGCCGACGACGGCGGCGCGCTGGCGTCGGTCCGCCGACCGTTCGCGGGGCTGGTCGAACGGCTTCGACGGCTGGGTCGCGGAAATTGAATCGCCGGTTCGATATAAATACAGCCCTCTTCTCCACTGTTTTCTGATTCAACCAATTCACATAGATTTATAATCCGTCAGACGCCTTGGCCAACCATGGCCAAGGGCCTAGACGTTGGGACGATGAACATCCTGTCGGCACAGCAGGATGGTAACGACACGGTGTTCGTGCAGCAGCGAAACTCCTTCGTGGAGATCGAGTACTCCGACATGGCCGAGCAGATGCTCTCGCGGAGCGAGGTCCTCCACATCCGCAAGGACGACAAGGTGTACGTCGTGGGGGACGACGCCCTGAACTTCGCGAACATCTTCAACAAGGAGACGCGCCGGCCGATGTCTCAGGGGATCCTCTCCTCGGACGAGAAGAGCGCGATTCCGATGATGAAACTCATCATCGAGCAGGTCGTCGGCGAGCCCTCCTATCCGGACGAGAAACTCTACTTCTCTACGCCCGCGGACCCGATCGACTCCGATCTCTCGACGCTGTACCACCAGAAGACGATCGAGTCGTTCCTCAACGACATGGGGTACGACGCCGAACCGATCAACGAGGGGATGGCCGTCATCTACTCCGAACTCGCGGACAACAACTTCACCGGCCTCGGCATCTCCTTCGGCGCGGGCATGACGAACGTCTGTCTGGCCTACTACGCGGTGCCCGTGATGAAGTTCTCGGTCGCCCGCGGCGGCGACTGGATCGACGAGCAGGCCGCCCGCGCGACCGGCACGCCCGTCGACAAGGTGACCTCGATCAAGGAGGACGACTTCGAACTCGACTTCACGACCGACGTCGGCGGCGTCGAAGGGGCCCTCTCTATCTACTACGAGAACCTGCTGGACTACGTCATCGAGAACATCGTCACGGAGGTCGACGACGAGGACGTCGAGGAGGGTCTGGACGTGCCCGTCGTCGTCACCGGCGGCACTTCGAGTCCCAGCGGCTTCGAGGCGCTGTTCCGCGATCACCTCGAGGACGCGAACATCCCGTTCTCGATCAGCGGCGTCAGCCACGCCACCGAACCCCTCTACAGCGTCGCCCGCGGTGGCCTCGTCGCCGCCCGCTCCGACGAGGACGTCGACCACGACGACGAACCGGAAGCCGAAGCGACCGCCGAGTAACCCTCCCTCGCTCCCGCCCGCTCGGATCGACGTTTCGACGGCGGAGGCCCCCTCAGTTCTCGTAGAACCGGTTGATCGCGTCCCGCCACGACTCGGCGTCCTCGGGTTCGCTCTCGTGGTCGACCGGCACGTTCGCGTACCCACAGCGGTTACACGCGACCGTCTCGACGTCGCCCAGCGAGAGCCGTTCGAGCGGGGCCTGACACCGTGGGCAAACCTCCATGTGCGTACCTATCAGTCGATCCAGTTAATTCTATACGATAGTTTTCACCGCCGACGGATACCGCGTTCCGGCCCGTCGCAGTCCCCGGGTTCCGGCCCCGACGCCCGCCCCGGAATTACTATTGCGCATTTACCAAAGTTTTTGTATGCGGCCCATGTATGCAGTTTCGATGAGCGCAACCTCGCCCGCCGACGTGGACCGGACGATCGAACGCTGTCGACCCGCGGACGTCACCCCCGTGCGACTCGACGCCGACGCCCTCGAGTCGACCGCACCCGAGTACCTGCGCGACCTGAAACGCGAGTTGAACCGCAACGGCCTGTTCCCCGCCGACCTCACGGTCGCGGCCCGCTTCGACGAGGACTGCTCGCTTGACACCCAGCGCGAGGCCGACCGCGTCCGCGGCTACGTCCGCGCGGGCGCGTTCCTCGGCGTCGGGACGGTGACCGTCTCCGTCGAGGAGGTCGCCGACCCCGAGAAGGTCCGGCCCGCCCTCGCGGCCTGCGCCGAGCGCGCCGACCGCGAGGGACTGGCGCTCGAACTCGACGGACCCATTAGCCTCGAGGGCTGACGGCCACCCGATGCCCTCGCGGCGCGCGGTCGCCCGCCGACTCGAATCCGTCGCGGACTTCGCGGAGCCGTCGCCGGCGCTCGAACAGTACCTCACGCCGCCCGAAATCGCCGCTCACGTCGCCCACCTCGCCGACCTGCAGGGCGACCTGCGCTCGCGGACCGTCGTCGACCTCGGGACGGGCACGGGGATGCTGGCCATCGCCGCGGCCTGTTTCGATCCCGGCCGCGTCGTCGGCGTCGACGTCGACCCCGACGCGCTGGCGCTCGCCCGCGACAACGCCGCGGCCGTCTTCGGCGACCCCCCGGCCGCCGACGCCCTCCAGTGGGTGCGCGGCGACGCCGCTCGCTCCCCCATTTGCGCCCCCGACGCGACCGTCCTCTCGAACCCCCCGTTCGGCGCCCAGCGCGGGAACCGCCACGCCGACCGCGCGTTCCTCGAGACGGCCAGCGAGGTCGGCGCCGTCTCGTACACGATCCACAACGAGGGGAGCCGCGAGTTCGTCGAGGCCTTCGCCGCCGACGCCGGCGGCACCGTCACCCACGCCTTCCGGGCGGCGTTCCCCATCGAGCACCGGTTCGACTTCCACGAGGCCGAGTCGCGCGAACTCGCGGCCGAAGTGTTCCGGATCGAGTGGGAGCGATCGTAGCTCCCGACGGTTCGAGATCGCGACGAACCCGTTCACCCGTCCCGGTACTCCTCCGCGCTCGCGATCGGCACGCGCGTCCCGTCCGAGCGTGCGAAGACGACGTCCTCCTCGCGTTCGACCTGCAGTCCGTTCGCCGAGACGGTTTCGTTCTCGGCGGGGATCTCGACCCGGGCGTCCTCGCCGTCGCCCGTCACGTCGAGGAAGAAGCCGTCCTCCTCGGGGACGATCCGGACGTCACGGCCGTCGATCCGCACGTCGGGGTCGACGGGGTCGGAGGCGTGGGCGAAGTGCCGGTCGCCGTCGACGTCGATCCAGACCCGGTAGGCGGTCTCGTTGCCGACCGCCGACCAGCCCTCGCGCTCGACGGTGACGGACTCGCGCCAGCCCGGTCCGCCGACGTGGACGGTCTCCTCGCCGGCGAACTCGAGTTGGCGGGCGGGGACCGCCTCGATCCAGAGGTTGCGCTCGTCGCTGGAGACGACGAGGCCGCTCGACTCCACCGTCGAGTTCAGGCCGTACGGCGAGAGGTCGACGACCGAGACGAGTTCGTTCTCGACGCCCTCGACGTACTCGACCGAGTAGTCCTCGACCGTCACCGCCGTCTCCGAGGACTCGCCCTCGACGACGAACAGGTTCGCCGGGACGGCGGGGCCGGCGACGAGCGCGACGACGAACAGCACGGCGACGAGCGCCGACCGGCGACGGGTCGCGCCGGCGAGTCGACCGCCCAGCGTACGCACGCGCCCCCCCGAGGCGAGGGCGCGGATCCGTTCGCCGGCGCCGGGGCTCGATCCGCCGCCGAACGCGAGCGAGAGGGGCCGCGCCGTCGGCGCCGCGTCGCCCGCGAGGCGTCGCCGGAGACCCGCCGGCAGCAGCGGCCGGTCCGAACCCGCGACGGCGACGGTGACGAGCAGCGCCAGCGCGAGGACCACGACGACGCCGGGCCCGCGGTAGAGGACGTACGTGTCCCGGCCGCCGAACCAGTAGATCGCCCACAGCGACTTGGCGAAGCCGAAGAATACCAGCGCGAGCCAGAACCGGAGCGGGTCGGGCCGGTGGCCCCGCCGTTCGAGCATCGCCGCACAGAGCAGGACGCCGACGAGGAAGCCGAGCGCGTGGCCCT
The Salinilacihabitans rarus DNA segment above includes these coding regions:
- a CDS encoding METTL5 family protein; amino-acid sequence: MPSRRAVARRLESVADFAEPSPALEQYLTPPEIAAHVAHLADLQGDLRSRTVVDLGTGTGMLAIAAACFDPGRVVGVDVDPDALALARDNAAAVFGDPPAADALQWVRGDAARSPICAPDATVLSNPPFGAQRGNRHADRAFLETASEVGAVSYTIHNEGSREFVEAFAADAGGTVTHAFRAAFPIEHRFDFHEAESRELAAEVFRIEWERS
- a CDS encoding YlbF family regulator, with product MSVERSRPDELARRLGEAIADLPEYEAFESARAAVADSEHAQAKIDEFERRRREFALARQAGSATREDLETLRETQEELHAIPVMREYLEAKADLAGRLEELNEAISGPLAVDFGGEAGGCCHD
- a CDS encoding zf-TFIIB domain-containing protein; protein product: MEVCPRCQAPLERLSLGDVETVACNRCGYANVPVDHESEPEDAESWRDAINRFYEN
- a CDS encoding rhomboid family intramembrane serine protease, whose amino-acid sequence is MPEPGDALGPLLAALVVASLVASVEVVRRLSPAGRRWGETLRSRLLYGVPWGTLLVVAFVLGFYLFVQDGVSDFENPVALPYRAWSYFYPLGIVASSFAHAGSGHLVGNLVGTAVVAPIAEFAWGHYPPGGRDDGDGSRWWWYDPRVRAFAIVPGAVLAVGLVTGLFALGPVIGFSGVVFAFAGFALVRYPIATVLATLGAQGVLSTVYWAVRNPIYVYEATPGAPSAPSWATIAIQGHALGFLVGVLLCAAMLERRGHRPDPLRFWLALVFFGFAKSLWAIYWFGGRDTYVLYRGPGVVVVLALALLVTVAVAGSDRPLLPAGLRRRLAGDAAPTARPLSLAFGGGSSPGAGERIRALASGGRVRTLGGRLAGATRRRSALVAVLFVVALVAGPAVPANLFVVEGESSETAVTVEDYSVEYVEGVENELVSVVDLSPYGLNSTVESSGLVVSSDERNLWIEAVPARQLEFAGEETVHVGGPGWRESVTVEREGWSAVGNETAYRVWIDVDGDRHFAHASDPVDPDVRIDGRDVRIVPEEDGFFLDVTGDGEDARVEIPAENETVSANGLQVEREEDVVFARSDGTRVPIASAEEYRDG
- a CDS encoding DUF7139 domain-containing protein, with product MPAEGSTDGYLFDLYRRYIGEPDGRTDVYLGFGLFLGGIGLAIVALSLFLWGSTFEARTPAYFAWIEPAYALGMLSLPAVMLGIVVLLPAERRVRYASIGGAAVAVAAVVGFLQLYPYNWNFYESGEAAFSTVHVVATYAVGLASLTASTGAALIAHYLDMARTVEELEAADEADEERYSDEEIREDIDAAMEEVELSWGGVEKNDNKRLSFTDHEFESVDVDVEAKTTRSSGVDEQVAGLKGLKGGETKTTTSSSTVDDQTRKLKELREQRRAEETADDGGALASVRRPFAGLVERLRRLGRGN